aatttctttaatgaTTTAGTTCAACTTGTATACAATTACCAATGAgaaaattgatgattttaagTAAACTAATATTCCATCTCTCGGATGTATGAATCTCAACAAACTGATGTCATGTCTCTTCATCAATTGTCTTGTATTTGACACAtggatttcattttatttttctccaaaGATATATCAATACACCAATGTTGTCTTAAAACCACAAACTTTATTGGCTATAGAAGATAGACATTATTTCTAAACGTTACCATTTTTGGAATatcaataataaagaaaatccACATCAATagtgaataataaattatcaatataatcaaactataaattaaataaaattaattaacttaccaATATGTCCTGACATATCATGTTCTAATAAACTTCAAACACATGATTGAAAGATGGAGTAAGGATGGATATTCTGTCACTTGCTAATACTCCTAAATAACTTCTAAAGATGTTCACATTTGGACGGTTAACCACACTAGTGATGACGTCAACAACGATACGTGTCCTCTCACCATTATCTCGTTTGATTAAGAGTTGTCTCAATTTAGTAGCTCTTCTGGTGATCTCGTAGTGGGTCCTTCACCCCTTGATGAATTTTGATGGTCAGCCatatatctattaaaataaaaagacaaaagattaataatagacatataaaataacatataacatattatttaacaaaagatgtaaatttgtacaaaaatatgaaattcatacataaagttATGGAATggtcatatgtatattcccAAATTGCATGTACATCGCCAATCAGAGGGTCtccatcaaaatttattattgttttaaatggATGGGTGTcaagaatatgaaaattaatcaaattctCTTCATTAAcatcaatttgttttttgcctTGAAGAGAGAAATGTTGAGATGTAAGatctttttacataaaaaacCTAAGATGCTTGTTGTGCCATGATAAAGGGCTCGTCTTAATAACcctttcgaaaatcaactaGAGCCATTCCTGATTCATCCATTTAGACACCAgtcttattgtcaaaccacttacatttgaataCTAGAATAACAAATATAGTATAATCAATCTCCCATATCTCTTTTATTATACCATAGTATGTTATTGATCTAAATACTGGATTTTGATTTTTGGATATGAAAAATTGTAGCGACTTAACTTCGAGATTGACTCcattattttgtattgtttttttatcatccaaagaaTTTGTATAGAATATTCAATCATTCATTTCGCAACATGTACAACATACGACATCAAACTTCATACCTTGGATGTTTTTTATCATTAACACCGTTTTGACCATGATCTGAGAGGAACTCCTACTGGATTTGGTTTTGTCATGTAATCTAAACAAATCTCGATACTTTGTTCAGTAATATACCTTTCAATAATTGAAGCTTTTGGATGACATTGATTTTTCATGTatctttttgaaatcttcatATATTGTTgaataggatacatccatcttagGTATACACTGATCCACAATACTGAATTATTTTCTTACCAAATGAACAAAGCAAATGTACCgtgatgtcaaaaaatgataGAAGGAAAAACATCTCCAACTAACATaagatgataacaatctcgCTTTGAAGTTCATTTAACTTTACAAGATCAATGACTTTAGtacaaattgaaaagaaaaatgaactcAAATGAGTTATAATTTGTCTAAAATTTTTAGGTAAAATTCCACGAATAGTCACCGGTAATAGTTATTGCATTAAGATGTGACAATCATGAGACTTCAGGCCAACAAGTTTCAAGTTCTGCATCGACacttaacttttaatatttgaaaagtaTCATTGTGGTACCTTGACACTCTTTAGACAAAgacaaaaacttatcttctttTGTCTAGAGATAATGTAACATTTGTGGGGTTAAGTAAGTATGCTTACCAACCTCCCTTGTGTCATGTCTTCTCGGATCTTCATTTCAACCAAATCAAAATGAGGATTTACTCTATCTTTTGTCTTTTCTTGAATGTTGAGTAAtgtaccaatcaagctatcacacacattcttaTGCAACCAGGgcttataagttcacaaaaaattttaaaattgccACCACATCTTGATATCTTTCGTTTTCTTCAAAACCAAAGcatatcatattaattaaaaggcCAAATTTGTACTAGTGACATCTTGTTCAGGATATTGAGATTTACATACCTTTTCCACTTGTTTCAATTGACTACATTTGGCTTCCAACAACACTTGTTGGGTTGggaattatttttcttgtaatagaaataatatgaaaatatgtgTGTGTTGTtgtatttctatcttttgttataTTTGACTATGAGAGCATTCTTTTCAATATGAAGTAAAACACCTATAATTACATGATCTTTTGTCATCAATCTTCGTTATTCTTATGCTCGCAAAGCATGTATCACCTTTGTCAAAATAATATagacaaatattttttgttttctaaaaaagCAATAAATGCTTCATATTTTTGACACTATCATCAAAATTTTCTCAATAAATCTAAAATCTGAAAACTTCTTTACAACATTTTcatcttataaataatatataacaatttgtttgaatattttttaattatcttagaCTATTTATCCTTTACCTCTTAAACTTTCTTTGatttgagtttatatatatatatatatatatatatatatatatatatatatatatatatatatatatatatatatatatatatatgtatatgtatatgtatgtacatatatatgtatatatatagatatgagTCTTATTTCATACAAAGATTAACACtacttttaattgaaaatcTTATAATAGTAGATTTATGGGTCTTTTCTCTTATATGATGTTTAAGTttgtcatttttattcaatataggACTTTGACTCATAttaagattatttaaaaaaaatgtattttctcttttaacaacaactataaagaataaattaattagagtttaaaaatgcatttatttaattactaGTAGCTTCTCTTTTTCACGCCACTTTGCCGCCATTTTGTGGATTAAAAGTATCTTTCTAATTTATGGattaaaaatgtttcttttcaaAACCGTGATATATAACGCCAAGTCTATAAATATGTATGCCTATTGTATTTTACAGTCATCGAAGGAAAAAATGTATATTCCTATGCCTTCAAGGtatcaacatatatatatttgataaaaaaaaaagtgtcaacACTTtagttcattaaaaataatcatttctgAATTTTACAAGTCatgaaaatatttctttttaaactaAACTGCTTTAATCACACGCTGCGAACATTATAAAGCCTTTGTAGCTAAGAGAAAGGTTGAAACAAGTAGATTTTGACATAGAAGAAAGCCGAGAGAAATAAGATATCATAGGCTGAAGCACGATGCTGCAGTTCTAAGTTAACACAGTTCTGACATTAGATAAATCGGTGGCAAACACATGTGTGTAATTTATGAGGagtacaataataattaattaagcgGTCCCTCAACCACATTAGACTTTGATCACACGTCCGTTTGTTGTTATCTGAAATTTGTCACAAACGAAATAGTTGTTAATTAGTATTAAACCTTTTCATCCTGACATAACCAGTGGAATAGAAGCTGTGGGGAATGGAATAGAAACGGGATTTTCGGACTCTGAGGAGACTTGAAACTAATAATATAATCGTAGGTTGGTCTAACTGGAATTTTGtgttgaattatatatatttgagcTGTGTTTTGGAATCTGGTTCTGGTCCACGTTTCCAAatgatatttcaaaagttaCAAACACAAtgcataaaatatatcattttcttGGAACTTTCCTTTGTCTTGGCTTCTAATAAGCTTTCATGAGATTAAAATGTTGAAATGGTTTTGATTGTAATCCCTAGATGCTGCTAGTTTGGTGGTTTATTGAGATTCCACCTTTTTGGTCATAAACTAATCACAGAAAAAAATGGTTGTCATAAAAGTCACAAAATCTCCATGACTTTGATTTGTTTCTTGGTATTTTACGGTTGTTCTCTTTTTAATAGCCTTgccttttgcttcttcttcttcttatgtACATATGAGCTAAACCAAACCTCGCAAAACACGCACTCCTTTAAACTTCACCACAAAAGGTGGCTGAACCTTCGGATGCAGAACCCTTTTCAGGAAGCATATAATGGCTTCTTCACATTGAGTCAATTTCACTCTCTCCTTCCTCTTCTTTGCAgtttttctcttctcaaactaATACACTTCTTTTAGGGTTAATGTGTTCAAACCCTTAAACCGCATCTCTCTCTTTTTCACAAGTTTTGCGTTAAATCTTATAGCAGCCACAGAAGGGTCTATCTTTTTCTGTCACTGAACAAAATATTAGTTAGGCTTAATTTGGTAGAAGAGAATAGTTTTAAGACATGGAAGAGAGAAATGATAATGGTGAGAAACTGGATGAGGTTATGCTACCGGGTTTCAGGTTCCATCCAACAGACGAGGAGCTTGTTGGATTTTATCTAAAGAGAAAGGTTCAGCAGAGGCCACTTTCTATTGAGCTCATCAAGCAGCTTGATATCTATAAGTATGATCCTTGGGATCTTCCAAGTAAGAGAAGACACACTGGCTTGATTCACGTACAccctttttacttttactttatcAAAGTATCTAACaaggttttcattttttatatggtTGTGATGTGTAGAGTTAGCAACCACTGGGGAGAAAGAGTGGTATTTCTACTGCCCCAGAGACAGAAAGTACAGGAACAGTGCAAGGCCTAATAGGGTAACTAGAGCTGGGTTCTGGAAGGCTACAGGGACGGATCGCCCTATATATTCCTCGGAGGGTTCCAAGTGTATTGGTCTGAAGAAATCCCTAGTGTTCTACAAAGGTAGAGCTGCCAAAGGGATTAAAACTGATTGGATGATGCATGAGTTTAGACTACCTTCTCTCACTAACCCATCCTCATCCCCTAAGAACTTCATGGACAAGACCATTCCTGCTAACGTGAGTAAAACTTCTAAAACCCCTATTTCAAAAACCTCCTATTTCATGTCACTCCTTAGGATTATTTGTTATACCTGATGTAAATGATTTTTATGCCTTTAGAATTTTTATAAGATGTCAAAATTTATTCTTGTAAGTGTATTGGAAAGTAGTATTTGGCTTACTATTGCtgataacttattttttaacttgCAGGAATCCTGGGCAATCTGCAGAATCTTCAAGAAAACCAATGCTACAGCACAAAGAGCTCTCTCTCACTCTTGGGTCTCACCCTTACCTGAAACCACCACATCAGATCATATGTTAGCCACTGATAGATATGGCAACCAATTTTCTACAGAAAACATGCCATTGCCAAAGAAAACTAGCTTAACCAGCCAGTTTTGTACTTTTAATAACAATGACTCACAACACTCAACCACTACTAGTAGCTCCACCCCTTGTCCTATAGAAATTCTAGCTTCTTATAACAAACCAATTATTAATCCATTAATGCTTTACAAGCCCTTAGATCTGTTACCCATTTCAAATGGAGACCTTGGCACTGGCTTAATattctcatctcctattgaaaCTTCAACAATCTGTGCTAAATCTTCGATGGATGTTTCTTCATTGCTAATGAGTACCTCAACTTCTGTGCTTGGAGAATTTAATAGTAAGACCTCTGAGGGAATGTGCACAAACTTTGGTGGGTTACAGGAGCATGGTAACGGCTACCAAATACCACTACTACGTGAGATGCAAGGAAGCTTTGGCAACCACGACGACAATGTGTTGGTAAAGATTCCTAACGTGAATGTGCCTCGTGTTGGTGACCAACAATCGGAGACAGTGCGATCCATTGGGTTTCCATTCGGTATTGGCGATGCATGGAAGTCAAATGTGCTTTGGGATACTTCATCTTTGTCCTTGTGATACACTTCTAGTTATTCTGCAATCGAGGACTATACttagtttaattttcataaattagaAGCTATTTCTAACAAGCAGGGATTAGCTAGTGTATGAATTGGATTTCTATTTAGTTTTCATGCATGTAGATGTTTTTGTTAGGACTCCGGACCCTTTTAACTTGTATAACTCCAGACAAGATATCGGAACTCTAATGTTTGTAGAAAGAATTTTGGAAGCAACGTGGAAGTTTCTATATTCAGATTTTGTTagttacttatttatttttcttatgagATTCCAAATTAAAATCTTAGAAATAATTTTAGCTTTCTATCAAGTTATGGACAAAATTTCACATGGTTTGTCCTAAGTTTAAATATAAGAGTCTTACTAAAGAAACTTACAATTTTGATGACACAAAtatggaaaaacttcttttagcaacacttttttaacaacttttttataacgccttgtgattggtccattttaaatattttttaaacataaattcaaatagactaataaaatgatgacacgtgtcccgttgtaaaaaaaattgtcaaaaagtgttgtcaaaatatcattgtcccaCAAATATTGTTATGTTTTGATGTGTCTAATTGGAAGAAGtctttagtaaaaaaaaagtttaaactaacaattttcatttattaccACAACGCGTTGGAAGTAAGGGTGGATAAAAGatcaaatctaaaataatttaaaattcaaattatattattccaagtttatttaaatgaatttatccCAAAtgtaaattcatatttttggattttaaattcaattcacTTGAATTTAGATTGGATTacttttagattttgaaaatccaaaATTCGAATCCACTTAATTTGATTTAGGTTAAATcattttttggttttgaaaattcaaaataattgtaTGTCTAAGTCAAGTCAATGTGACCAAGTTAAAGGTTGACATGAGTAAGTTCCAACCGAAGGTAAGTCAAGTTGTTAAAGGTTGACCTGAGTCGATCTCGATCCAAGATCCATTTGAGTCGATCCTAACCAAATATTAACTCGGGTTGATCTCAACCGAAGATCAGTCTTCTTCGATCTCGTTTGAACATCGGCTCGAGTCTGCCTAGGCCAAAGATCAATCGTAGTCATGCCTACTCGAGTAGGTCAAGGGCGAAGGTCAGGTGAGTCAATCTCTATCGAAGATCAACTCAACTCCATCCTAGTCGAAGGTTGACCCAAGTAAGTTCCAACTAAACGTCAACTTGCATATGACCGGTTAAAGGCAGGTTTGTGTCAACCCAAGTCCAAGGTCGACTTAATTTGACCTCGACTACCTCAATCAAGTTCAAAGGTCGAGCATGTCAACCCGGACTAAAGATCAACCCGAGTTGTCCACAATCGAAGGCTGACTCAAGTCATCCCTAACCAAAGCTCAACCAGAGTCTTCCTTGGTCGAAGGTCGAATGTGTTCGAAAGAGGACACAAACACAAATTCGCGATAGAAGCATGCACGACGTGGTGTTGAATATACTCCATTGGGCCAAACATGACTCAACCGTTGGATACGCCAAAGAGGACACACTCTTCCACATATACACATCGAATCAAGCACGCTCATATACtttttcaatttagtcatatcctcatatttttgtgtttgattatAGGTATTTTCCCTATCAGAGTTAGAAGGTTTTACTTGTACATTAGTATTTAGGTATGAGACACTAAAGACTAAAGGGATTATATGGTGGTTGGCCCATTTTTTATCATATGATTAGGCTCAAGTCTAATTATCATTTTGTTAGGTCTAGGTTTGCCTATAAAGAAGAACGACATTTAGGTAATGAGGGAGGCATAtagtaaaaattttaatgttttctcatTAAAAGGATTATATTGAGCCTAAAGGCTTTAAAagagtatttaatttattagggACATGTAGGAAATGAAAGGGTCAACCTATAGAGTATATGTAGAAaggataagaaaaagaaaacgacACTAAATGCTTTAGCTGAGGAGTATTCTTAGCTAGATTATTTTGGCGTCAACCatgggaaaaataaaattagtcgTGTGccatagttattttttatattttttacaaggAGAACATTATCTTGAAAAATTAGGAAAACTTGAAGGACAATGTTATAAGatgaaagagatgaagaaaatttgattATTCAACCAGTTATAATCAAGATGGACATGTTGTTATTAAGATGTGAAGTTTTGGAAGACAGATTAATCAATTAGAGTTACTTAATGGAAAAGGCATCCTAAGAATCTCTATCATGAAATAttgtcaatttttcttttattataattgtttatattttatttttatccatgTGTATGTTATTTTACATACAAAGTTTTAGTGGAACAATTTCAAAGAGACATGTACAAATAACGCATTTACAATATCAAGCAACAAGAGTATAAACTTACAAGCTAAAAAAGGCAATTATGAATTACGTGATCAAGAAAAAGATTATCAGGTATCATTTTGAAGATGATCAAGAATCAATTTATTGACAAAATGATGATAAAGTATCATTTGGTTAGCAAAAAGATGATCAAGTATCATCTTAGAGGAAAAAGATTATCAGGTATCATCATAAAGGAAAAAGATGATCATATATCATCCTAAAGATGATCAAGATcatctaatatttaaaaagatgatCAAGTATCATCCTAAAAAGTATCCTCAAATAAGTAAAAAGATTATGTATCATTCTAAAGAAGAAAGGTGACTAGGTATCGTCCTAAAAATGATTAAGAACCATTTGATCAGTACAAAAATGATCAGTTATcataaaaaaggagaaaagtaaTCAAGTATCatcataatggaaaaaaaaatgattaggTATAATCTCGAAGATTATCAAGAATAATCTGATTGACAAAATGATGATAAAGTATCATCTAGTCGACAAAAAAATGATCAAGTATCAACTTAAAGGAGAAAGATGATTAGGTATCATCCTTAAGAGGATCAAGAATCATCTGATATGTAAAAGATGATCAAGTATCATCAGATCAGTAAAAAGATGATAATGTATATATCATCCTAGAGCTCAACCATGGAGAGAAACctacattgaaga
This genomic stretch from Vigna radiata var. radiata cultivar VC1973A chromosome 7, Vradiata_ver6, whole genome shotgun sequence harbors:
- the LOC106768003 gene encoding protein FEZ, producing MEERNDNGEKLDEVMLPGFRFHPTDEELVGFYLKRKVQQRPLSIELIKQLDIYKYDPWDLPKLATTGEKEWYFYCPRDRKYRNSARPNRVTRAGFWKATGTDRPIYSSEGSKCIGLKKSLVFYKGRAAKGIKTDWMMHEFRLPSLTNPSSSPKNFMDKTIPANESWAICRIFKKTNATAQRALSHSWVSPLPETTTSDHMLATDRYGNQFSTENMPLPKKTSLTSQFCTFNNNDSQHSTTTSSSTPCPIEILASYNKPIINPLMLYKPLDLLPISNGDLGTGLIFSSPIETSTICAKSSMDVSSLLMSTSTSVLGEFNSKTSEGMCTNFGGLQEHGNGYQIPLLREMQGSFGNHDDNVLVKIPNVNVPRVGDQQSETVRSIGFPFGIGDAWKSNVLWDTSSLSL